The following are encoded in a window of Vespula vulgaris chromosome 8, iyVesVulg1.1, whole genome shotgun sequence genomic DNA:
- the LOC127065840 gene encoding nephrin-like, which produces MVYPRLHVGRSLRSNANTRYLNVLIVPLFPLWIIGAFCVKDIPISHIVALVGDPTYLPCDISTTHEGDSVHLVLWYREDLGTSVYSVDARDRDFGIAERWSDDTVFSSRAYFMPDKKPAELGVDHIREEDAGIYRCRVDFQIGQTRNSKVNLTVIVPPHRIVIVDERGIARDKTAGPYAEGDSLRLYCDVYGGKPPPTVTWYRNNNFMNNKTMNVRSGVTRSEIVIKNLGRDDVLSELTCNATNNNRSLPLSSTIRLDMNFSPLEVKIRDANQPLSAGKRYELVCRTSGSRPPAIVTWWRNGQRLVDSKETTSSDGNTTSSVLSFMATKADAGRHLSCRAENSITGSAPIEDDWILEIQYTPETKIQLGTSLDPSTIREGMDVYFDCLIQAEPPVTKVEWRHQGKALYHNVTQGIIISNQSLVLQGVDRKSAGNYTCVGYNVEGDGESSPFYLNVMFAPTCKPNQTKFHGVAKQEKANISCQVEANPAEVQFRWTFNNSAESIDVAAGHIARAGTSSIVSYTPMTELDYGTLLCWATNRIGHQQVPCVYHIIPAGRPDMVHNCTTSNTSTNSFSVRCTEGFNGGLPQSFLLEVRESNSQELRANLTSPVPRFSVAQLESGALYQACIYAYNDKGRSEAMVVQAGTLRLPEKQLTSESERPRQNVRLTPMFSVMIGVVTALIIVAVIVMVVLRIQHTNVEERGKSQIEEHGKQTKPVPIQRELRFREGSSLLNDEKHPGSPFRKLDTSGDLSESDEKNPDIIPQQITGDEPSEYLRKRRLVSTIETSPSRSLLEHSTITSLTGHGSYVGYCTIRNGMPLHEFSNLSTKHKSFQPIIGSVYDDGVCTLPRQHWPTQSVQSMTMSPPMLYAGLGVVGRTCPSTCTLLSKDIETRVPAQCCVQSQKEATVTTPVVMAKRESSV; this is translated from the exons TACCCATATCGCACATCGTGGCACTGGTCGGAGATCCCACCTATCTTCCCTGCGACATATCAACTACCCACGAAGGAGATTCGGTACATCTTGTGCTCTGGTATCGCGAGGATCTTGGAACATCGGTTTACAG CGTCGACGCCAGAGATCGAGACTTTGGTATAGCCGAGAGATGGTCGGACGACACGGTGTTCTCGAGTCGAGCTTACTTCATGCCAGACAAGAAACCGGCCGAGCTGGGCGTGGATCACATAAGGGAGGAAGACGCTGGTATTTATCGATGTCGGGTCGACTTCCAAATCGGCCAAACGCGAAACTCCAAAGTCAATTTAACGGTGATAG TTCCACCTCACAGGATCGTGATCGTCGACGAAAGAGGCATCGCTCGGGACAAAACGGCCGGACCGTACGCCGAGGGCGACTCCTTGCGGCTCTACTGCGACGTGTATGGCG GCAAGCCGCCGCCCACCGTGACCTGGTACCGCAACAACAATTTCATGAATAACAAAACGATGAACGTACGAAGCGGCGTGACGCGCAGCGAGAtcgtgataaaaaatttgGGACGAGACGACGTCCTCTCGGAGCTGACCTGCAACGCGACGAATAATAACAGATCGCTCCCGCTGTCCTCGACCATTCGACTGGATATGAATT TCAGCCCGCTGGAAGTGAAGATAAGGGATGCTAATCAACCTCTATCGGCTGGCAAAAGGTACGAGCTCGTCTGCAGAACTTCCGGTTCGCGACCACCGGCGATCGTGACTTGGTGGAGGAACGGTCAACGTTTAGTGGATTCCAAGGAAACG ACTTCGAGCGATGGGAACACGACCAGCAGCGTCTTATCTTTTATGGCGACCAAAGCAGATGCCGGTAGACACTTGTCATGCCGAGCTGAAAATTCGATCACGGGAAGCGCGCCGATAGAGGACGACTGGATACTCGAGATACAAT ACACGCCGGAAACGAAAATACAACTGGGAACGTCCTTGGACCCTAGCACGATTCGAGAAGGTATGGACGTCTACTTTGATTGTTTGATACAAGCCGAGCCACCGGTTACCAAAGTCGAGTGGCGTCATCag GGCAAGGCACTTTATCACAACGTCACGCAAGGCATCATAATCAGTAACCAGAGTTTGGTGCTCCAAGGAGTCGACCGTAAGAGCGCTGGCAATTACACGTGCGTGGGATACAACGTCGAGGGCGACGGGGAGAGCTCGCCCTTTTATCTGAACGTCATGT TCGCGCCAACTTGCAAGCCGAACCAAACCAAGTTCCACGGCGTGGCTAAACAAGAAAAGGCCAACATATCCTGTCAAGTGGAAGCGAATCCCGCGGAAGTGCAGTTCCGGTGGACGTTCAACAATTCTGCGGAGAGTATCGACGTTGCCGCGGGTCATATCGCCAGAGCAGGCACATCCTCGATCGTTTCGTACACGCCGATGACGGAATTGGATTACGGAACGTTGCTATGTTGGGCCACGAATCGTATAGGGCATCAACAAGTGCCTTGCGTCTATCACATTATACCCGCCG GTCGCCCGGATATGGTACACAATTGTACTACCTCGAACACATCGACCAACTCGTTTTCGGTGCGATGCACCGAGGGTTTCAACGGCGGCTTACCGCAATCCTTTCTTCTCGAGGTGAGGGAGAGCAACAGCCAGGAATTGCGTGCAAATTTAACATCGCCGGTGCCGCGTTTCAGCGTCGCTCAACTCGAGTCCGGTGCTCTTTATCAGGCGTGCATTTACGCGTACAACGATAAAGGGCGCAGCGAGGCAATGGTCGTGCAGGCAGGAACGTTGAGGCTCCCTGAAAAACAATTAACATCCGAGTCAG AAAGGCCACGGCAAAACGTTAGATTAACGCCGATGTTCAGTGTCATGATCGGCGTGGTAACGGCCTTGATAATCGTCGCGGTAATAGTCATGGTCGTTTTGAGGATCCAACACACCAACGTCGAGGAACGTGGCAAGTCGCAAATAGAGGAACATGGGAAGCAAACGAAACCCGTGCCGATACAGCGTGAATTGAGGTTTCGCGAAGGTAGCAGCCTTCTTAACGACGAAAAGCATCCAGGTAGTCCGTTCAGGAAATTGGACACCAGCGGTGATCTGAGCGAGAGCGACGAGAAGAATCCGGACATCATACCTCAGCAAATCACCG GTGACGAGCCCTCGGaatatttgagaaaaagaCGACTGGTATCGACGATAGAAACTTCTCCGTCGAGAAGTCTCTTGGAACACTCGACCATCACTTCTTTAACCGGCCACGGTAGCTACGTTGGCTACTGCACCATTCGCAACGGGATGCCCCTGCacgaattttcaaatttatctaCCAAGCACAAAAGT TTTCAGCCCATCATCGGAAGCGTGTACGACGACGGAGTGTGCACGCTACCGAGACAGCACTGGCCGACTCAGAGCGTTCAATCTATGACGATGAGTCCACCGATGTTGTACGCAGGGTTAGGAGTCGTCGGTAGAACCTGTCCAAGTACATGCACGCTCTTGTCGAAGGACATCGAAACGAGAGTTCCTGCTCAGTGCTGCGTCCAGTCGCAGAAAGAGGCGACCGTGACTACGCCCGTTGTGATGGCCAAGAGAGAAAGCTCGGTGTGA